Below is a window of Gossypium hirsutum isolate 1008001.06 chromosome A12, Gossypium_hirsutum_v2.1, whole genome shotgun sequence DNA.
agAGTTAGGATGTAGGAGCAAATGAAAGTTGAcaggaaattataaaaaatgaaattaaagatgTGGGTACAATACAAATGAGATGAGATGTATTGTAAATTGCATTGATTCATGATTTGTAATGCCTGCCCATGCATTCATACAACAAATCTAAAAAAAACATTAGTAATTAGTTTATACCTAGCTCACACACATCTATATACTTttttgttgtaattttttttcctttttcatgattcattgtttattatttatcttgctttttattagatttatttttttttgttgtttttaatttgatttgttgAAGCAAATAGGATATCGAAAGGTAAAAAATAAAGGTCCATTCTTATTGTTATAAAGGTGATACACAATTTAATTCGAAAATATGAAAGTTTAGATGATGTGGATTTAAGAAAACTGAAAATAATGATAGGaaaattgataatattattgaACGAGAAAGTATGCATGATATAGAAAATTTAACAATTCACATGGTTATGAAATAGAAACCACAAGAGGTGCCACTTATAGCTTAATGAATTTACTTTAAACTGTAAACGTTGTgagatatatatttatactatttaaATTACAGACATGCATGCATGGATTTAATaataattgttattatattacCAAGagctaataatataaaaaatatgatttatatatttaaactaaaatttataaatattttatattaattatttaaaaggtatttaaaactcatttatcattatattaaatcacttaaattaattaatcttttacTTTTCAACACTACGTTTAATATGCATATTTTAACTTTCAACcacaattatttataataatgCTAAACACTTGAAATTAAAGTGCATTTTTTCACTGCACTTTTTTCAAACCAAGCTTTTAAAAGTATTTCTCAACCGCAACACAATGTAAAACTAGCCTTAAATGAGTTTAGATTATCCTTAGTCATATTTCAATTTGAAAAAAGTCAAGCTTCAGCCATGAAATTGAAAGAGATAATGGCATATATAAGTTTGAGTATAACTTAATTATGTGCGAGGTTGACAAATTTAATCGAACTCGTTCAATtctaattgcaaaagttgataatcGAATTTAATCAAGTTTGAATAGTTGTATTATATCCCAAGCTGATCTTAAGCTTAAAAATAGaagttaaattcaaattaaaccaAGTCGGGTTTTAAGTATTCACCTTTGATTATTTTGAGATGCACTGCGTATCCAGAgattgttttgcttaaaactttattatttacagaaaagtaaacttttttcttttcctttttttacattttacaaaaacaattcaataaattgaaccTAATCACTCATAATTATAAAATGGATAAAAGAAAAGTGCAAAAGAAGATAATTATAATGCAGctcttttaacaattcaactaAATTGTCCGGCAATTTTGGGGttcaaaattgcaaaaaaaaaaaagagaaggttATCAGACAGATTCATGGCTAACAATCCTTGATGTAAACTTTGGACAATTTTCAGATGCTACACTCCAAAACGCATTCAGTTATGAATCCAAAATCCAGACGGGAGAGATTGAACTCTACATTTCAGTTTGATCCCAGTCGATTGATCTGTCTTCGAAACCATAATCAGATTGATGAAGCCTGCTCCTTCCCAATTTGCTCATTATAGCAAGACCTGGATGAGGAAGAAAAGCAGAAATTTGTAAGATGATTAAAGGAACAAACAGAAGGTACTCAAGATTATTTGGGCTAATATCGGATACAAGGTCGATGTAAAAGCAATAGAAGGCATGTTAGTTTTTGTACCTTCAACCATTCTGTAAAGTGCTGACCACCATCCATCTTTAGACATCTGACGCTGATCTAGGGACTCTTCGATTGTTTTATCATGCTTCCCTTCCAGAACTCCCTGAAGAGTTATCACAGCATCTCTCGTTTTCTTGAGGATACTATTCTCATCTTCGATTTCCAAGCGAGTAAGGTCATTTTGCGATGAAGTAAGGCTAACAGCAAGTGCAAACTGGGCAGCAGCAGCCCATCGAGAAGATGCCAGCCATTTCCTCTGTTTATCCAACTGCCTATTCTCTTCTCTGCCTACACTGTCCTCTCCCCCTCCAAGTGCTAGACTTCGCAAGTATTGTGCATTAGCAGCCCCTGTACTTTGAACCATCTTGGAGAAAGAACTTCCTTCATTTGACAATAGTTCCTCTGGCGTATCATATTCCAGAACCTGGCATCAAAATAAACATCGATGCATCAACCAAAAGCCAAACACGAAAAAGAGAATAAACCAACGATCAATAAAACCAAGAAAGATTTCAATGAATTAAACAAACTCAAGAATTATGTATATACCCTGCCAGAAGCAAGCAAAAGAATACGATCACAGTCAATTACTGTATTGAGTCTGTGAGCAATAATGAGCATGGTACATGATTTGAATTCTTCCCGAATTGTTTTCTGAATAAGAGCATCAGTTCTGACATCAACAGCTGCAGTTGCttcatcaagaacaagtatctttGATCTCCTCAATAATGCACGAGCAAGACTTAGCAATTGCCTTTGCCCGACACTAAAGTTTTCCCCAGCCTCTGAAACCTGGACAAAACCCAGGATAAGTGGTCAATAGTTGTCATCGAAGAACCATACTGATTTCAGCACCTATGGACACTTCCAAAAAATTGACCAACTGATCATCTCTCTTTTCCAAGCATTGGAAGAAATTGATTAGCAAACTGTCAATAAAATTcccatcaaatttttttttaataaatacctcAGCATACAGACCAAGAGAATTCCTCCGAATGACATCTTTCAGGTGTGCTCTCTCTAAAGCTTCCCAAAGGTCAGCATCATTGTGTTCACTGAAAGGATCAAGATTAAATCTCACAGTTCCTGGcccaaataaaaacaaaattgacataaatattatatatttgaattggAACAAAATAAGAAAGATGAAATCCAATAGACATAAACGTTACATGTTAGATTATCTCCACTTTAGAAGTTAACAGATATTAGGGAAAGAAAACTTATGATAATGCTAGTAAAACAGAAAAAAGGAATTCTATGTCAAATCATGGGAGATGCCCAGAAAAGTTTTCACTAAGCTATTATGTAAATATAATCTAGATCATTGGTGGGGGGTACCAGAGAAAAGAACAGGTGCTTGCGGTATGATCCCAAGTACTTTACGCAGGTCCATCAGTCCGAATTTTGCAATATCACAACCATCAATTAAGATCCTTCCTCTTTCCGGCTCTACAATTCGAAACAAAGCATTTAACATGCTTGATTTTCCAGCCCCTGTCCTTCCAACAATGCCTACCTTGTCACTAGGAGAAATTGTAAAAGACAACCCATGCAGGACAGGCGGAAGTTCAGGCCTGTAACGAAGGACAACATCCTCAAACTTGATAGATCCGGATGAAGGCCAAGCAGGAGGGGGACGGCTGTTCTCAATAATAAGTGGTGCTTCTGAAGGCAGCTCTATATATGTACCAACACGCTCCACCGCATTCAAACTATTTTCAGCCAAACTGGCAAGCCTGAGTACAGCAGTCAATAAACTTGTAATGTTTAGAGCATAACTAAGAAGTAGACCCATAGTAGATGCATATTCTTGCTGGTTCTGTGCCCTTCCATTTTGCATGACAGCAAAGGTTGCTGTAAACCAAATCATGAGTCCTCCCAAAGTTTCCAAACGGATTGCAAGCCAACGGTTGGAGCTCATGTTCACGAGAGTGAATCTTATATTATTGTCCATGGATTTTCCATTCATGTCAGCCATGCGATCATAAGCTTTGTAAGCACGAATAGTAGACAGACCATTCAGTGCTTCTCCAAATTGTGCATATACAGGTGATCTAGTTACAGAATCTAAGCGCTTCACTTCACGTGCAGTACTCTGTGGAGTTAATAAAATGATGATTACATGAGAAACATACAAACAGAAACATCCAGCTGCAGAAACCTCCATATGCTAAATTTACTGACTACTAAAAAATCAGAACTGGAAAAAGACAGGCACTTTCTACTAGGAGAATTTATAAATTTCAGTGTTaagagaagaaaaacaaaaaaatcagaaAAGCAAAAGACAAAGACAAGGTCAAGTTTAATTACCTGGTAGTATAAATAAGCAgcataaaacaaaaccaaaagtGGCATTATGGACCACAATGACATAGTGCTCACAACTCCTATCAAGACAAAAGTAGAAAGGAGCTGAGACACTTGACCCAAAAACATATTGACGAATGGAGCGACATTTCGATCAATGTCACCTAAATCCTTTGCAAATCTATTAATAATTCGTCCAAGTGGGTTGGTGTGGAAGAAGGTCATTGGAGCTCTAAGTATGGAAGTAAGCATGGCATCGTGCAGCCTCCTGGCCGCATAAAGACTTGATATGATTAACCAATATGAATTAACCAATGTCACCAAGACCTGAAACCAGAGGAGggagaaaatgaagataaaatATGAGATATATAAAACCAGTAAACCTATTCCCTGAAATGCTTTGCTAATTTTTCTGAAAATATAAGTACTATTATGTATTCAAATATAGGGAAGAAAACTTCCCAACCCTTCAGGAGAATAGAACTACTCTATTTATGTAAATGAGTAAAATGTCAGAAAGATCTTTAAGAAGAACTTAAGCATTAACTCAAAGCCAATTAGCATATAACAAATTCATACCTGACCAAATGATAGAAGTGAATAGATCAAATTGTAATAACCGGGTCCATGAATCTTTGTAGTACTTTGATCTGTCCAAGAGCTAAGCCACGTGCTGCTTGAAACTCGTAAAATTTCTGTCAGGATGTAACAGGTAAAAAGCACAATTACCACCCATAAACCTCCCAATGCATTCTTGTacctgaaaagaaaagagaaagataaCACACTCATTgaggttttctttttcctttattacaaaattcaaaaacaaaggaATTCAGAATAAATCACAGCAGAGATGTTAAATCCTTTCCTCCCTTCCTACTCGCACACAATAAATAGATTCCCAATTACCTAAAGCACATTTAGTTAACAAAATGAAACCATAAATCTGCTCAGTGAATCTTCATTAACAAAGGAAGAACAAATCTATCAGTAGAAGATAGGAAAATTTGTAAGTGTATTGCAGTGAGATAGACCAGATGGAACTTTTGATTATTTGCATTAAGGGTCCATATATGAGAGCCATCAATATGAGAAAATGTTGTCACCTTCCTTCTGAACATAAAAAAGGGGTCAAATTTAGTGATTGAGAAGGTTAAGAGAAGTCTACATATTGAATACTGAGAAAGATGATGTTCAAAGAACACTATGTTTTTAACATTAGCTACATCTATCAATCAATTTAAGTAGAGTTGAGGAGCTAGTTATCATAGAATTTGGGGACTCTAAAGATATGGTAATAGCAATATATACAAGTAACAATGCAATGTGGGGAAGAGGAgtgaaaatcaaaatatttaatattctACCTCACTAAAACATTCCAGCTAACAACTCCTGTTTCCCGTTCTTCCTGCTTAATGAGAACAGATTTgccttcttttgttttatttgattgGCTTGCACTTTTGGGCATGTCATTTGGTACTCCATTAGCAACAGGTTTAGAGTCCTTCTGGTCAATTATATCACTGTTCTCATTTTCCTCTGCATACTCTTCCATTTTTCCTGCATTCTCCATTAGCTTTTGGAACAGCACACCATTATTACTGAGGTTTTCAAAAGTTCCTTCCTCTTTCACCATGCCTTCATGAACCAGAATAATTCTATCAACCTGTGAAAGGAAGTGAAGCTGGTTTGTGACAAGAACTCTTGTTTTGCCTCTCAATTCTCCCTTTACGCATTTATCAAAAACCTGAAAATTATTGGTAGCAGAAATCAGGCCAATATCACATAAAAATTGAAAGTAACTAACATTGCCAAATTTCCAAATACACTGTGTTTTCAAGGAACAGCAAATgggatatgaaataaaataaaataaacaaaaaaacataacagaaacaaataaaagaatgtaGTGCATGTTAACACCTAAAAAGCAAGTTTTGAAGATCATATGCATATATCAGATTTTCTATGAGCATATATGTCACATGCTTGACTTATTTCCTATTTTAATAAGAATAGTATTGTTCACCTTACCCAGTGCAACAATATGTTATGCACATCACGATGATATCAGGACCAGGTCTAGTTCTTGATTCTTAAAAGCTTCAAAAAGTTAAAACTGAAAAAATGGGACCAAGGGTATTAACATGCAAAAACAAGAAGGGACTAAACCACATGAATTCTTTTATGACATTGTGCTCTATCAGGGGCAATATCCTGAGTAAGATCAATAAAGATCTGTTTCGTTACATGGTAATATAACATAATTCTGCTCAGCAAAAACAAAAAGGGCAACTGAGgagcaaaaagaataaaaaaaaggctaCATTGAACCAGTTACCTGGCGAGCCACATGTGCATCCAGAGCACTCAAGGGGTCATCAAAAATGTAAACATCTGAATTGGAATATACAGCCCTAGCCATGGAAACCCTTTGCTTCTGCCCACCACTAATATTAACTCCTCTTTCACCAATCTCAGTAAGATCACCACCCTAACATCAAAAAATAAACCATTGAGATAAAACTGTTGGGTAGATAAGAGACTTCTGTCTATTCACTACATTGTGTCACAACTTTTCTAAAATGCTTACAGGCAGTAGCTCAAGGTCGTGCCGCAATGCAGTAACATCTAATGCCTTCTCATATCTTGCTGATTCAAAAGAAGATCCAAACAATATGTTATCACGTACCTGCAAGTATAAACTCCAAAGATCAATAACTAACATTAAGGCAATTAAACTTCTTAAGTTTGAAGGGTACGGAATTTTCAGCATGTTAAGCTACTAAATCTAAGGTCACAAGACAAGCCATCTTAATCATCTTGGAGGAGATAAAATATACTAATATTCCTTAGTTCCAAAAAGTTTTAACAATATAGTAACAAAACTGACCGCCAATAACTAAACAAGTGAGATTGCATACCATAAAAGCGCTACCACATATAAAAACAAGATAAGCAAGCCAAACTTACAGTTGCATTGAAAATCCATGAAACTTGAGGAACATAAGCAACTTTTCCTCTAATAACAACACTGGCTTCAGATATTGGAGGAAGCTCCCCAAGCATTGCAGATATAAGCGAGGTCTTTCCTTCACCAGTACTACCAACTACTGCAACCAGGCTACCAACTGGtatatctaaattaatattaGACAATGTGGGCCTCTCTGCCTGAAATAATAAACAAgaattttatatcataaaaaataaatgaaagtgcACACGTTATACTATGACATGTCATCAGAGAcgtaaaaaagaaaggaaaactttTGTCTCAGCAAGACATAAAAGTGTAAAGCTTTTTCAGCTTCAGGATAGTACAAACAGAATCAAAGGGTCATTTCATATAAGAGGAAGAAACCAACAGATAAAATATGTACTATTTAACAACCATAACTCTTTAACAACCATATCTAAGGTTCATGAATTTAAGTTCCGTAATATGATTATTCTATTAAATCAATTATAGATCAACTTAAACATATATGCTGTAAACATTCATGTAAATTACAgactaaaaaagaaaagaagtgtCAGAAATTAAAACTAGACCTTAGAATCCCATGAAAAAAAACCATCTCTTATTTGGATTGCTGGAAGTTCAGGATCAAGAGGAGGATTTGGCAGAAGAACTCTCTCTTCAGTTAAGAACAGCTCCTCCAGACGTTTTAGTGATACATTTGCATTTACCACCTGTCAAACTACAGCATTAGGAACCAAGAAAAGCACCCTACTAGTTTTAATACATCCCACATTTCTATGTACCATAGGAATGTATACCACCAATGTAAAGTAACAGATCAAGGGCAGAGAAACACAATCATACGTCCTATCTACTACCAAAAATGCCAGTTAAAAGACCACTGCACTAAATGGTCTAGCCCAAATACCTGAAAGAGGCAAAGAAAATCACCTGAGTAATAACGTTTGGAAGCATGAATAAGGGGAAACGAAGAAcggaaaagagagaaagagatgTAAATGCCCTTGCAGGTGTTAAGTCGCCTCCAAGCAAAGTAAACAAGCCAAATGAAATCACAGTCACCACAACTGGAATGCTATTCAGTATAAAGCCATTACACTGCAAACAAGAGATAGAATAAGACAAATAAAAAGGAAGCTGTTGAAATGATCCTAACCAAACACCTATATGGCTACATCCATATCAATGTCAACAACTAGATCAAAATTAATGAAATTGATTACCCATGAAAAGCATTCTTCATGCAGAACTGTACTCACAACTCAGAAGCAAAAACAATCTAGTTTGTAACATGTAACTTTCTCTTGAATAACCAAAAGGTTATACTATCTTTGTTTTTCTTAAGATCAGTAAATATCTTATTAGACAATTTGTAAAAGCAATAGCACATAAATAAACCACTATTATGTACATGATGATAATTTTAAGATGGGTGTTCGGTGTTGCACACAACAGATATAGACTATGGTAACTAAATTAGCAATTCAACAtacatttttctttcaaattttacgaAAACAGTTAGAGCTGACATATTTTTATCATAGCCAAATCAAGACTTCCACAACCAGAAAGAAAGAGAACGAATTAGGAGCTTAGATCAGCAGGATACCGCTCCAAGCAGGGATGCTTTGCGGAACCATGACAACTCATCATCCCGGACATTTTGGACTTTAGACTGGAAACTGTTCTCCCAAGCATAACATCTGAGACATTACAGCATAAATACAGAATCATAACTAAAAGCCCTAGTACTGAACTCAAAAGCTctgtaaaaacaaataaaaatgaacattAAACAGTTTCCTAGAAACAAATCATACTTTACAGTGTCCATTGCAGCCAATACTTCATTCATGAGGCCTATTCTCTTATCTGTACGTTGTAAACCTTCCTTTGACAATTTTTGCATTCGGCTTATAACTACTGTCTGTTTGCCAAATAACAAAAAGGGAGtaagaattaaaaaaacaaagccaataaaataaaatgcataccCTAAAAAGTTTAACATCATATAATTCTCTTTATTCAAGGAATAAAAAGTGTAACAACCActatgaaattaataatttatcttaAAGAAAGAACATGGGAAAAGCCAGAGAGCAAAGGCACATACTTGCACGGGAAACATAAGGACTAGCATTAGTGCACCAAGAAGCGAAGCAACACCCAACTGCTGATAAAGAAGGACCATTGCAAAAATAATACGAAATGGAGCTGACCACAAAGTGTGAAGTGATTGACATATTTGCTGCAAAaagaatatgataaatatttcatTACAAAGAgctgaaaaattttaaaaatgcacTGATTTGTGTTTTCACAACCACAGTTTGGTCATTCCTCCCCCATAAATAACAACAAGCTCTAAAGGGAAACTAGTTCTGAACTTCAAAATGATCCAAAGTCGAGCTATAAACTTAAAACAAGGAAAATTAGTAATACTACATGCTTAGAAGATTAACCACTTTTAACATTTACAACCATCTTCAAGGACATTATTCAGGTTAAAAGCAGAGGATAACCCCCTCCCCCCTAATTAACATAAAAAGGTTCGTCAGTAGTGCACTTCTAACAGCTAGCAGAGTGCTTACAAGAAACAGTAGACTGTGTACAGAATCTCATTACATGTCATAGAACGTCAAACTAGTTTCAGCAATATCAACCATAAAATATGTCATATACACATAAGATAAAGTAATAAACGATCATGCCTGCAGTGCTTCAGCATCTGTTGTCATCAGGTTGGTTATTTTCCCTGATGCAAACTTCTTGCGCCCCTCATGAGTAAGCCTAAGAGATTTACGGAACACAGCAGCAACCTACAGAAAATAAGAATATTGTCAGGAAATGGTGAAGGAAAGCACAAATATTTCAGCAAcatctagaaaaaaatccatacaAGGCTCTAACACAGACAACTCTAATACATTACAAAGCAAAATGAAAGTTAAATAGAAAGCAAGAGGTAGAAGTGCTCAGAGCTTACAATTACACCAAAGTAATATGCAACTCAAGCCTCAATAAGATTTATGCTTGTAGCCAATAATTTAAGTAATATGATCTATAACTAGTAATGCCAACTAATCAGATGCATCCAGACAGGTACTGAGAATGTAAAATCATTCTTCTGGATAAAAAATTCTTCCAGAAAAACAAAATCCAAATGTAGGAAGCTAAAACCAAGCCAACATAACCTAGATAATGAAAAATTAGAAGAGAATGTAAGGCAATTATCAATGAGACAAAAGGCACTCTCAGCCTGCCCTCAACACATGAAGAAAAGAAATAAGCTTGTTGATACTCCAGAAAAActgaatgaaataaattgtttccAAGATAAGAACAAGTTTACCAAAGTAGATCTCAGCCGAAATCCAACACG
It encodes the following:
- the LOC107928560 gene encoding ABC transporter C family member 2, translating into MAFEPLVWFCRPVADGVWKRSVSNAFGAYTPCATDSLVVTLSHLVLLGLCVYRIWLIKRDFKAQRFCLRSKYYNYMLGLLALYATAEPLFRLIMGISVLNLDGQSGLSPFEIVSLVVEALTWCSIFVMIGVETKVYIREFRWFVRFGLLYTLIGDAVMLDLILSVREFYDSSILYLYLSEVLVQGLFGILLLVYLPDLDPYPGYTPMRTEFVDDAGYEELPGGEEICPERHVNIFSKIFFSWMSPLMEQGYKKPITEKDVWKLDTWDRTETLNNKFQKCWAEESRRPKPWLLRALNSSLGGRFWWGGFWKIFNDLSQFVGPLILNLLLQSMQQGDPAWIGYIYAFSIFVGVALGVLCEAQYFQNVMRVGFRLRSTLVAAVFRKSLRLTHEGRKKFASGKITNLMTTDAEALQQICQSLHTLWSAPFRIIFAMVLLYQQLGVASLLGALMLVLMFPVQTVVISRMQKLSKEGLQRTDKRIGLMNEVLAAMDTVKCYAWENSFQSKVQNVRDDELSWFRKASLLGACNGFILNSIPVVVTVISFGLFTLLGGDLTPARAFTSLSLFSVLRFPLFMLPNVITQVVNANVSLKRLEELFLTEERVLLPNPPLDPELPAIQIRDGFFSWDSKAERPTLSNINLDIPVGSLVAVVGSTGEGKTSLISAMLGELPPISEASVVIRGKVAYVPQVSWIFNATVRDNILFGSSFESARYEKALDVTALRHDLELLPGGDLTEIGERGVNISGGQKQRVSMARAVYSNSDVYIFDDPLSALDAHVARQVFDKCVKGELRGKTRVLVTNQLHFLSQVDRIILVHEGMVKEEGTFENLSNNGVLFQKLMENAGKMEEYAEENENSDIIDQKDSKPVANGVPNDMPKSASQSNKTKEGKSVLIKQEERETGVVSWNVLVRYKNALGGLWVVIVLFTCYILTEILRVSSSTWLSSWTDQSTTKIHGPGYYNLIYSLLSFGQVLVTLVNSYWLIISSLYAARRLHDAMLTSILRAPMTFFHTNPLGRIINRFAKDLGDIDRNVAPFVNMFLGQVSQLLSTFVLIGVVSTMSLWSIMPLLVLFYAAYLYYQSTAREVKRLDSVTRSPVYAQFGEALNGLSTIRAYKAYDRMADMNGKSMDNNIRFTLVNMSSNRWLAIRLETLGGLMIWFTATFAVMQNGRAQNQQEYASTMGLLLSYALNITSLLTAVLRLASLAENSLNAVERVGTYIELPSEAPLIIENSRPPPAWPSSGSIKFEDVVLRYRPELPPVLHGLSFTISPSDKVGIVGRTGAGKSSMLNALFRIVEPERGRILIDGCDIAKFGLMDLRKVLGIIPQAPVLFSGTVRFNLDPFSEHNDADLWEALERAHLKDVIRRNSLGLYAEVSEAGENFSVGQRQLLSLARALLRRSKILVLDEATAAVDVRTDALIQKTIREEFKSCTMLIIAHRLNTVIDCDRILLLASGRVLEYDTPEELLSNEGSSFSKMVQSTGAANAQYLRSLALGGGEDSVGREENRQLDKQRKWLASSRWAAAAQFALAVSLTSSQNDLTRLEIEDENSILKKTRDAVITLQGVLEGKHDKTIEESLDQRQMSKDGWWSALYRMVEGLAIMSKLGRSRLHQSDYGFEDRSIDWDQTEM